In Cryptomeria japonica chromosome 1, Sugi_1.0, whole genome shotgun sequence, the sequence TGAATATTCTGTCTCATGGAGTATTTTGGGTTTATATAACTGTGTATGGTTTACTGCCTAAATTATGTCTTGACAAAAAAATTTTTGCAAATCAAACTGTGGTCGCCATAAATTGTTattatttccttttattttgtattttttctctttttgcttataaaatattaaatacattATATCAAGGCTATCTTCAGGCTTTACCTAGTGGGCTGCTTGGAATGATGGCCAAAAAATCATGATATTAGATATTTGAATATGATTTTTAGAGTTcacaacaaagaaaaatacattGGTTTCATTTCAATAAGCGTTTTGGACACAAATGCCTACATTGCAAAAGGATGTTACTTTTAAAATGTTATGAGGCCagacaattttttattttgtttttaacttTTAACCACATTAGAAGTGTCGAAATACACATCTTACAATACCTTAATATTTTTCATGTTCTAGTcaactatttcaaaaaaaatacCCTAAGTTCTTTCATGTTCTGGTCACTTACTCTTTTTAAGAGTTGATAACTTTTTTCatggaaaattttaaatttcatttcTGGCAGCAAAATGGACTTGATGATACACTCCAAGAACTTCTTAGTTGGGTTGAGCAACTTTTTATTGAGGTTGATAGTTACGGATCATATAAAGATTCAACATCAACAGTTCAGGGCAAAAGGAAATGTGTCAAGGTTCAGCACCATAAGTCAAGCAAAACAGAATCCTTGGCAGAAATTTCAAATACTAAAGATGCAGGTTCAAACTTAGTTAAAGCTCCTTTCTgttcttctttttggatttttcatcCTTGATATCTCATGTGGTGAGAGGGTTTAGGCACATGAAATCATAACCATCTAATTTTATTTTGGAGGCCAGTTTTATTCATCACTATTTTATCCTTTTTGCATAGGTGCTACTGGGAAAACAGATATCAGTGAAGGAAGCATGATTAATCTAGTTGCCAGGGTATCTGCAACAATTCTAAAGTCAATTGTGGACAGCAGTTACCTAAGTCTTGTGGTACAGGTTTCTGTACAGGCTAGATGCTTAAGTTTTGAATCAGCATTTTTCGAGTACATGAAACTGCAAATTGAGGAACAGTCTGGGGGTCAAAAGTGCATGGGAAATGATTGGAAATACATCTTGGTTTGTGTAAAGAGCTCTGCTACTTATGCTGCAAAAATGCTATATTTATGGCTGAAGAACTCCAATGATTTAGCTTCTGAAGCATCTCATCTTGCAAATAGTCTTTTTGATCTGATTACTTTGAGTGAGTCTGTGATTGGAACTAAGTTTGCAGGGTCTATTCTAGCTGTACTAAAACCATGGATGCCAGATCTTCTTATTGCTGTATCTGCTGCAAATGCTCTTTACAATGATGTAAATTTGGAGAGTGAAAGGTCAAAACAGGGATTTGATGAGTTGGTTGAAGAAGGCAAACAATTGTGTTGTGCTTGGACTGTAACACTTGCAAATTTGGGACTTTGCCCTGCCAATGTCATAAACTCTCAAGAATGCCATCAATCAGAAGCTGATGCTACAGGAGGGACTTCTAATGAGGATGAAGAAGCCAGAACTAAAGACAAACTCAATTGCGTTGCTCTTGACTTCATGAAAACAGTGATTGATTTGCTCCAAAAGGAAGATGTTAGGGTTTTGCGTGCAATTATGAAAATTTTCTTGTCACAGGCAgcatttgctttgaaaagtaaggTTTACAGCAGGGTTCTGAGTTTGCTTCACTTCTCatgtggaaaactattagggtttcaGATGGCCCAAGAATGTGACCTTGATATTGTTCTAAATGAGAGCTCACTATACACTTTAAAAGAGATAAATATTCA encodes:
- the LOC131857223 gene encoding uncharacterized protein LOC131857223, which gives rise to MENFKFHFWQQNGLDDTLQELLSWVEQLFIEVDSYGSYKDSTSTVQGKRKCVKVQHHKSSKTESLAEISNTKDAGATGKTDISEGSMINLVARVSATILKSIVDSSYLSLVVQVSVQARCLSFESAFFEYMKLQIEEQSGGQKCMGNDWKYILVCVKSSATYAAKMLYLWLKNSNDLASEASHLANSLFDLITLSESVIGTKFAGSILAVLKPWMPDLLIAVSAANALYNDVNLESERSKQGFDELVEEGKQLCCAWTVTLANLGLCPANVINSQECHQSEADATGGTSNEDEEARTKDKLNCVALDFMKTVIDLLQKEDVRVLRAIMKIFLSQAAFALKSKVYSRVLSLLHFSCGKLLGFQMAQECDLDIVLNESSLYTLKEINIHIEEAQVSLQGDQDAGQTLKVAKELVENIISRYRA